The nucleotide window CCCTTACAAATGGTCAGGATAAGGATATTCAATACCTGCACAAAGATCATTTGGGTTCACTACAAACAGTAACCGACCTTAATGGGAGGGTACTTGAAGTGCTTTCTTTTGATCCATGGGGAAAACCAAGAGATCCAGAAACCTGGGAACCTCTTGATACGAACCCCAAAACCATATTTGCCAGAGGATTTACCATGCACGAGTTCATGAGTTTCTTCACGCTGGTCAATATGAATGGCAGATTGTATGATCCGGTAATTGGTCGGTTTATTTCCGCTGATCCATTCATTAATGGAGCCACGGATCTACAGGGATACAATAGGTACAGTTATGTTAGAAATAATCCGCTTACATTGATTGATCCTAGTGGTTACTTCTGGAGTGGAATTAAGAGAGCATTCAAGAAAGTAGTCAGGAAGGTAAGCAACGTTGTTCGAAGCGTCGGACGTGCCGTAAAAAGTGCCGCTAAATCCGTCGGTAGTTTTATCAAGAAGCATAAGGTGACCATTGTGTCGGTAGGAATAGGGCTGGTTACTGGTGGAATAGGAGCGGTTGTAGGAAAGGCTATAGGGGGAGCTTTCGCTGGAGTCGTGGGTTCGAGCGTAGGCTTTGGTTTTGGTTCATCCACATCTGCGGCATTGCTTAGTGGAGCAAGCCTCGGTGACGCCTTAAAAGTGGGAATAAAACAAGGAGTCATATCAGGAGTCATGGCGGCGGCAACCTTTGGTGTTGGCGAGATAACGAAAGCCTTGAATATTGGTGAATTAGGTCAGAAAATCATTTCGAGCGGAGTGACTCAAGGAATTTCAGAAGTTTCCCAGGGCGGTAAGTTTGAACATGGGTTCCTATCAGGAGCCTCTGCTGTGCTTACAAAATATGCCAGTGAAAATCAGGTAAGTTTCATAGAAAGCGTCGCGATAAAGGCAATTGCCGGAGGTACTGAGGCAGTAATCGGTGGAGGTAAGTTCCTCAATGGTGCGAAAAGTGCAGCTTTCAAGGCAATCATGGCTGATGTGAAAGATTTCCTTAAGAATTCCAATACGACAAAAGGCCTGTTTCAGACCGATAAAGCATTCTCGGCAGTCGAACGAACCTGGCAACTTGTAAGTAGGTTTACCTGGGAATTACCTCAAACAGTACTGGGTTACAGTTTGTCCAGTTTAGTTGAAGCCATCGATGGTAATGCTTCTTTCTCTTTTAGGCAGGGGATCACATTCTTGACTTCTTCTTCTTTCTTTGGTGGAATATCCCTTGGGAATTTCATAGTCGTTGAGAACGAAAGTCTGAATAGCCATGAGTTTGGACACACCATACAAAGCAGGAGGTATGGCTTATTTTATTTACCAGTATTTGGGTTGCCAAGTATCACTTCAGCAGCTATCTCAACAGTTTCATCGCATAATCACAGTCATTTTTCTGTTGAACAAAATGCGACAACATTAGGTGATAAATATTACAGACAATGAGAAAGGTAGTTATTATCCAAAGTGTTTTTTTGATTGCCTTAATGGCAATGGTGGGGGAGACCAACGCGCAATCCATCGAGTTTACCTACAAGTACGGGAAACGAGTAGCGAAGACCATAGGTCTGCAGCGAGATAAATCCATACAAGGGGATACAACCATTACGGATAGGTGTGAGTATAGCTACAGCATTGATGAAATTGCAGACCTGTCCTATGAGTGGCAGGTGATTGGGGGTGAGATTATTAGTGGTCAGAACACCTCTGAGATAGAGGTTAGATGGGATTTCAGTGGAAGTGTGGTGGTAACAGAAAGTGACGGTGATAGCCTGGGATGTACCGTCAATTACAGGTTGCCGGTTTCGGTGGATGTTGAGTCATTCTCTGTTGAATTTTCGGCCGATGATGTCCTGGACTTTAGTCCGATGACCGTGACTTTTACCAATGAAACGGTAGGAGATGGATTTGAATACCTATGGTTGTTTGGAGATGGTGATTCTTCCACTATTGCCGACCCTGTACATGAGTATAGTAGTCCGGGTTTATACTCCGTTTCGCTTGAAGCTTCGAAAGGGTGCGATACGGTCTTATTGGAAAAGATTGACTACATCGAAGTTATAGAACTTACGGACTCCACTAATTCACCTACAGCTTTAGATGAGACTTTCACACTCGAAGAGTTGTCACCGGCAGGAACCCTTGTTGGTACGGTATCTGCTGAGGACCCAAACGGAGATGAATTAACATTTGCGATCATTTCTGGTAACGAATTGGAGGCATTCCAAATCGATGAGAATGCCGGAGATATTACCGTCGCTGATTCGATACCACTGGTGTTTGAAACCAATCCCATATTTGAATTGTCCGTTGAAGTGCGCGATTCATTACTTGCAGATACAGCCTCCATTTCAATCAATCTTTTCGAGATGGGAGGTAAACCCAATTTTGCACCGATGGTTTCAGATACCACCTTTACATTGACGGAACTATCACCGGTGGGCACCTCTGTAGGCGTAATAGAAGCATCTGATGAAGATAATGATGAATTGGTTTTTTCTATTTTGTCAGGAAATGACTTAGCAGCGTTTGAATTAGATGCTGCCTCAGGTGAGTTGTTGGTGGCCGATTCAGTGTCTCTGGATATTGATACCAATCCCAATTTTACATTGGAGATCGAAGTGAGTGATGGTGCACTTGCGGATACTGCTACGGTGCTTGTGGAATTGGAGGAATTTTCAGATACGGTCAATATTGCACCGATTCTTGAGGATACCGTGTTTATGCTTGTAGAACAATCACCAGTAGGTACTTCTGTTGGGCAAATTAAAGCATCAGATAAGAATGAAGATGAGTTGTTCTTTTCTATTTTGTCTGGAAACGAATTGGAAGCCTTCAAACTGGATTCCTTATCAGGTGAACTGCTGGTGGCGGATTCCATTCCGCTTGACTATGATGTAATTTCTGAATTTTCACTTTCCATTGAAGTCAGTGACGGAGAACTAACAGATTCTGGCATCGTTACCGTGGAATTAGAAAAG belongs to Cytophagales bacterium and includes:
- a CDS encoding cadherin domain-containing protein — protein: MRKVVIIQSVFLIALMAMVGETNAQSIEFTYKYGKRVAKTIGLQRDKSIQGDTTITDRCEYSYSIDEIADLSYEWQVIGGEIISGQNTSEIEVRWDFSGSVVVTESDGDSLGCTVNYRLPVSVDVESFSVEFSADDVLDFSPMTVTFTNETVGDGFEYLWLFGDGDSSTIADPVHEYSSPGLYSVSLEASKGCDTVLLEKIDYIEVIELTDSTNSPTALDETFTLEELSPAGTLVGTVSAEDPNGDELTFAIISGNELEAFQIDENAGDITVADSIPLVFETNPIFELSVEVRDSLLADTASISINLFEMGGKPNFAPMVSDTTFTLTELSPVGTSVGVIEASDEDNDELVFSILSGNDLAAFELDAASGELLVADSVSLDIDTNPNFTLEIEVSDGALADTATVLVELEEFSDTVNIAPILEDTVFMLVEQSPVGTSVGQIKASDKNEDELFFSILSGNELEAFKLDSLSGELLVADSIPLDYDVISEFSLSIEVSDGELTDSGIVTVELEKVFDSLNVAPFVSGATFTIEEYSPVGTPVGTVAASDENGDRLTFSILTDSVKTVFDLGESSGKLSVLDSTALQFAVNPSFAFEVEASDGQLADTAIIMVDLVELDTNSAPVINSATFTIAEDVVNGTVVGIVTASDDDGDSLTFSISSGNDLLAFGIDENTGQISVVNSEPVSFLNNPSFTLAIKVSDSRKEDVGLITINLTKVEFPPETTDVVLSVDENAAVNTSVGFVEASDQNGDELSYEIVTGNELGAFQLNDSTGEIQVANSEPLDFEINSQFQLEVNVADQSATVSSMVTININDLDDDPLSIGEGSDGPRIYPNPAREVIHIDWQSFSSISIMDLTGRVCIQSQETAIDIYSLRAGAYIMILTSMSGETEKVMLVKE